The sequence GGTCGTACGTCTTGCGGGCGGTCACCATGGCGTCGTTGAGTTCCTTCTCGGTGACCGCCTGGACCTTCGCGTCGATGCTGGTGACCAGGTTGTCGCCGGGGGTGGCCGGGGTGTCACCGGCCTTGCCGATCACCCGGCCGAGGTTGTCGACCTGGTACTTGGTGACGCCGGCCTTGCCGCGTAGCTGGTCGTCGTAGGTGCTCTCCAGGCCGGAGCGGCCGATCTGGTCCGAGCGCAGCAGCGGGTTGCTGGTCTTCTCGGAGGCGGCCACCTCCTTGTCGGTGACCGGGGAGAGGTAGCCGAGCACCTGGGCGGCGTTGGCCTTGTCCGGCGCGGGGTAGGTGCGCACGGCGGTCGGCTCCGCGGTGATGCCGGGGAAGTCCTCGCGGCGCTCCATGATCTGGAGGGCCTGCTGGGTGGTGGCCTTGTCGGTGATCGGGATCGGCTGGTACGGCGAACCGTTCCAGCACGGGCGCGGGGTCTGCGCGTCGCACAGCCGCACCTTGTCCATCGCGTCCTGCGGCTTCATGCCGAGGACGTTCGCCAGCCGGGTCAGTACGGCCTTGCCGTCGTCCGGCTGCTGGAGCAGGTCGGTGCGGTTGGCGGAGACCACCAGCAGGGTCTGGTTGTTGGCGATCGGCACGCCCCGGTCGTCGAGGATCGAGCCGCGCACGGCGGAGGTGACGACCTGCTGGAAGTGGTTGCTGTTGGCCTGCGCGTCGTACTCCTGACCGTTGCGGATCTGGAGGTACCACAGCCGGCCGCCGAGGGTCAGCAGCAGCGAGACGACCAGCACCTGGAGGATGACCAGCCGGATCGTGACCCGCGATGTCCGCCCGGTCTCCGGGATGTTGCTCATCTCAATCGCTCACTTCTCCGCGCGCTCGGCACGAAACCGCACGCATCGTCGTCGTCTGCCGCCCGGCTGCCTCGCGCGCGTCGTTCGCCGTCATCGCCGTGCTCCCCTGGCCGTCATGCCGCCGCTGAACCTCGCCCGGCCGAACAGGCCGCGCTGCGGGGTGATGCCGGCGCCGGCGCCGGCCTTCGTACGGGATCGGCCGCGCGGCCGGAAGCGGCCACCGGAGCCACCGCCGGAACCGCCGCCGAAGCCCCCGCCGAAGCCGCCAGCCGCGTCGTCGGCGAGCGGGTCGTGGTCGAAGCGGCGGGCCAGCGCCATGATGAGCGGGACCACGAACGGCGCGAGCAGCAGGTCGTAGAGCGTCGCGGTGAAGACCAGCTTGGCCAGGCCGACGTGCGCACCCGCGGTGTCGCCGACCAGGCCGCCGACGCCCGCGTAGAGCAGCGTGGTGCCGATGGCGGCGCCGATCACCACCAGCATCGGTCCGGCGGCGGTGCGCAGTTGGCCGCTTTCGGGCTTGGCGAGGCCGGCCGCGTAGCCGATCACGCACAGCACCAGGGCGTAGCGGCCGACGGCGTGGTCCGCGGGCGGCGCGATGTCGGCGAGCAGTCCGGCGAAGAAGCCGATCAGGCAGCCGCCGACGTGGCCGTAGGTGAGGGCCAGGCCGAGCACCGTCAGCAGCAGCAGGTCCGGGACCGCGCCGGGCAGGTGCAGCCGGGCCAGCACGCTGACCTGGGCGACCAGGGCGATCACCACCAGGACGGTGGAGAGCACGATCCGGTTCAGGCGCATGGCTCAGTCCCCGCTGGTGGTGGTCGAATTGGTCGGCTTGGTGCCCGGGGGAAGCGCGGTGTCCGAGCTGCCGGGGCTCGGGGTGCCGCCTGGCGTCGGGGAGTTCTTCGCCTTGGGCTTCGTGGTGTGCGACGGGGTGGGTCGCGGCGGCAGCACGCTGTCGCGCGGATCGGTGCGCGGGCCGACCACGACCACGCCGACCACGTCCAGCTTGGTGAAGCCGACGAAGGGCTGCACCTCGACGGTCTTGGTGAGGTTGCCCGCCGACGGTTCGACGCTGACCACCTTGCCGACCGGGACGCCGGGCACGAACGGCTTGTCCGCCTCGGAGCCGAAGGTGACCACCCGGTCGCCCCGGTGCACGTCGGCCTTGCCGTCGAGCAGTTGGTCCCGCATCGGCCGGTTGCCCTGGCCGCTGGAGAAGCCGATCTCCTGGCTGCCCTCCAGCCGGGTGCCGACCGTGAAGTCCGGGTCGTTGGCGAGCAGGACCGTGGAGGTGGAGCGGCCGACGGTGGTGACCCGGCCGACGAGCCCGTCGCCGTTGATCACCGTCATGTCGCGCTTGAGGCCGTCGTTGCTGCCGGAGTCGATGGTGACCGTCCAGGAGAAGCCCTGGGCCGCTCCTATCGCGATGACCTGGGCGCCCTTGACGGTGTACTGCCCGGCGCCGGCGACCTTCAGGAGCTTGTCCAGCTCCTGGGCGCGGGCGCGGGTGGTGTCCTTGCTGCCGAGCTGCTGCTTGAGCTCGGTGTTCTCGCGTTGCAGCCGCTTGATGGTGCTGCTGTCGTGGCCGGAGTCCCGGACCGCGTCCACGGCGTTGCCGACCGGGTCGACGACGCCGGACACCGCGTTCTCCACCGGGCCGAAGGCGGACTGGGCCGCCCGCCGCGGCCGGTCGAGCGGTGAGTTCTCACCGCCCCGGATGTCCACGGTGATCAGCGCGAGCGCCACCACCACCAGCAGTACCAGCAGCAGCCGGCTCTCCTTTGTGTCCCTCACGGGCGCCAGTCCGTGCCTTCCTCATCGGACCCGCCGCCGCTGGGGCCGCGGCCGGTCGGAGCTACTGTGCTGGGTTGCGCCCGCATCCGGCGCCGCGGTGGTGACAGCGCCT comes from Streptomyces sp. NBC_00448 and encodes:
- the mreD gene encoding rod shape-determining protein MreD, producing MRLNRIVLSTVLVVIALVAQVSVLARLHLPGAVPDLLLLTVLGLALTYGHVGGCLIGFFAGLLADIAPPADHAVGRYALVLCVIGYAAGLAKPESGQLRTAAGPMLVVIGAAIGTTLLYAGVGGLVGDTAGAHVGLAKLVFTATLYDLLLAPFVVPLIMALARRFDHDPLADDAAGGFGGGFGGGSGGGSGGRFRPRGRSRTKAGAGAGITPQRGLFGRARFSGGMTARGARR
- the mreC gene encoding rod shape-determining protein MreC, producing MRDTKESRLLLVLLVVVALALITVDIRGGENSPLDRPRRAAQSAFGPVENAVSGVVDPVGNAVDAVRDSGHDSSTIKRLQRENTELKQQLGSKDTTRARAQELDKLLKVAGAGQYTVKGAQVIAIGAAQGFSWTVTIDSGSNDGLKRDMTVINGDGLVGRVTTVGRSTSTVLLANDPDFTVGTRLEGSQEIGFSSGQGNRPMRDQLLDGKADVHRGDRVVTFGSEADKPFVPGVPVGKVVSVEPSAGNLTKTVEVQPFVGFTKLDVVGVVVVGPRTDPRDSVLPPRPTPSHTTKPKAKNSPTPGGTPSPGSSDTALPPGTKPTNSTTTSGD